The Nostoc sp. 'Peltigera membranacea cyanobiont' N6 genome contains the following window.
CTAAAGGTTTTTACACTATAGGTGCTGAAAACGGTCTTATCGGTGTCCAGCGGGCAAACGAAGAGTTACCCGATTTGATTGTCAGCGAGATTATGATACCAAAACTCAATGGTTATAGCGTCCTGACAATGCTGCGCCAAAATCCTCTTACAGCAACTATCCCCTTTATTTTTGTCACTGTCAAAATGACTCGGACTGATATTCGCAAAGCTATGGAATTGGGAGCAGATGACTATCTTACTAAGCCCTGTACGGTAGAGGAATTATTGACAGCGATCGCCGCCTGCTTGGAAAAACGAGCCTCCCTCCAACAGCAGTACGCTGTACAGCCCCAGACAGTTGCAGAACCACCACTAACCGACATCATAAAACCGACTGCCTTTGAGCGCATATTTCCGCCCGACCACCAGTTAAATAAGGTCTTCAGCTTCATTGAGGCCAATTATCACCGTGCGATTACCCTAAGGGACGTAGCTGTTGCAGTCGGTTACTGCCCAACTTACTTGACTAACCTGGTGCAAAAACAAACGGGACGAACAGTGCAAAATTGGATTATTCAGCGCCGAATGCTAGCAGCACGTTCCTTGCTCTTAGAAACCGATCAGAAAATTGAGGCGATCGCTACATTGGTAGGCTATCAGTGTATGGTTCATTTCTTCCGCCAGTTTCGCCAACATCACGGTACAACTCCCCAAGCCTGGAGAAGGGCGAGTGCAACTAGCTCGCTTCAGAAACATGAGCGAAGTAATTGTTATGAGACTCCGATTTGATTTTTGCAAACATCTTGAGGCTGAAAAGCCCGTTTTATCAGGGTTTAATTTGAAATATTGTTCGCAAATCACACAAGAGTCTTATAGTTCTATCAAAGTATAAGTTATTGCTACCTCGTTTTAAGTCTTATAAACTAGTAGTAAGTTGCAGTTCTACTCATGGTGAAAATGCGTTTTACCTATTCTTAACTTTGTGGGCATAAATAAATGTAAAGGTGCAATTAGTTGCGTTTCTACCAACTATATTTTTAGCATTAGCTATTAGCTACTAGCTATGAACATTTCTATTTATCTATGCCCTCTTAATGAGCATTACGTTTTTTAGCAATATTTTTGCTCTCAAGCTCTATGAAAATCGTCAATCCAAAGACATACTAAATCAGGTTACAAGATTACTAATCCAATTTCTACTCATTCTCAACTCATGCGAAGCTCTTAAAAATGCTAAGACCTATATATGGCAGAATTTTCCAGACTATCTTGCCTAAAATTACATGCAAGTAGATCGGCGTAAAAATTTGTTTTTGGGATAAAGCAGAAGGCAGGCGTGAAGAGGGTTTTAGTCTAGTTTATCTTTCTTCACATAGTTCGCTTTTATTGGGAAAATTTCCTTATCTCGGTTCTATACCTTTAACGCAATAACTCTAGATTTAGTCAGAGCCATGAAATTTTATAAAAACAGTAGTTTTGCAAGGCGCTGGCAAAACTACTGTTTTAACACCTGATATTTCTGTGAATATATAATTTCATCTGCCAATAGTGTTTTGACACCAAAACATTAAAACTATCTCAAAATTCCTCAAGGAGAATTCAGCAAATGTGTGGAATTGTGGCATTATTCTCAAGACAAGAACCAATTTCCGAGACTTCTTTGAAGCGAGGAATAGATAGCCTGTATCATAGAGGGCCCGATGCACAGAAAATTTGGATTTCTGATGATGGCAGAGTCGGTTTAGGACATAGAAGACTTAGTATTATTGACCTCACTAGTGGAGACCAACCAATTAGCAATCAAGATGACACACTGCATATTATTGCTAATGGAGAGTTTTATGATTTTGAGCGGATACAGCAGGACTTGAAGCAAAAAGGATATAACCTGCGAACACACTCCGACAGCGAAATTGCTATTCATTTATATAACGAGTTTGGGACTCAATGCCTCCACCATTTGCGGGGTGAGTTTGCTTTTGTAATCTGGGATGAGCGCAATCAAACACTCTTTGCCGCTCGCGATCGCTTTGGCATCAAGCCTCTTTACTACACCATGCATGGTGATACACTCTACTTGGCTTCAGAAGTCAAAGCTTTGCTTGCTGCGGGTGTTCCGGCTAACTGGGATCGTGAATTTTGGTTTCGAGCCGATCTTGGACTCTTTAGCCCAGACCGGACTTTCTTCAAGAACATATATCAAGTACCACCGGGACATTTTTTACTCGCATCCGATACCAATATCCAACTGCATCGTTACTGGGATTTTGATTACCCCATCGCTGGGGATGCACAACCCCAACAAAGCGTAGAAGATTACATTGAACAAGTTCGCCATACTTTAAACGAGTCTGTAAAACTGCGGCTAAGAGCAGATGTACCTGTAGGTTGTCACTTGAGTGGAGGAATTGATTCATCTGCGGTGTTAGGAATTGCAGCTACTCATGCAACAGAACCAATTACAGCATTTACCCTCGCCTTCGATCACGAAGACTACAACGAAGAAGCTTTCGCTCGTGAAGCAGTAGCAAAAGCTGGAGCAAACCATCAAATTATTCCCATTACTCAATCTGACTTAGCTGAACATTTTGCAGATGCTATTTGGCACTGTGAAATGGTCTGTATCAATGCTGGTGCTGCTGCTAAGTACCTTTTGAGCCGAGCAGTACAGAATGCAGGTTACAAAGTTGTCCTCACAGGTGAAGGCGCTGACGAAATCTTTGGAGGCTATGTGCATTCGCTGATGGACATGTTGCGTTACAACACCAAGGGTCAAGATGAGCAGACTATCAAGCATATCTTAGAAGAATTAAAGCGTAACAACCAAGTCTCTGCCGCAGCAGGTTTCTTACCTGAAGAAATATCCAAACCTTTAGCTAATGTCGAACGCCTTTTAGGCTTTGTACCCACCTGGATTGAAGCTAATGCCAAAGGATATGCTAAATCTCTTTCTCTGTACTCGACCGCATTTATGGCTCACTTTGGCCAACAAGATGCATATCGTATGTTCTTTAACGAAATCGATGTAAAAGGACAACTTGCAAAGCGAGAGCCTGTTCATCAGTCTCTTTATTTATGGTCTAAAACTGTTTTACCCTACTTATTTAGAATTTTGGGAGATGGCGCAGAGATGGCCCATTCTACCGAAGGGAGACTGCCATTTTTAGATCATTTAGTTGTGGAAGCAGTCCGTAATATTCCTGTTTCATTCAAGATTCGCGGCATGAATGTCAAGTATATATTGCGAGAAGCAGTCAAACCTTACCTTCCAGATACGATCTATAACCGCAAAAAGCATCCATTTTTTGCACCGCCTTCCACATTGAAGCAGAGTGAACCTCTATACCAACTCATCCAAGACACCCTACGTAGTTCAGCATTCGCTTCTGTTCCCTTTTATAACCAACCAGCAGTAATTCAATTCCTTGACCAAATACCAGAGATGAATGAAAACCAACTTGCTTCTATAGATCCTACATTGATGAAGATGCTCAGTACTTGTATTCTCCAAGAGCGGTTCAGCCTCACATAAGCTATTGTTTGAAGCTGTGATGGGCAGAAAATATTAGGCTGTTTGCATAAATGATATTAGAGAGATTGAAGAATAGTGTAGGAGGATATTTTGAAGTTGGGGGCTGTTGTCAAAAAACTCACTAGGCTAATCGCTTCAGAATAAAGCTACCAACACCTTTTAGGCAAATAACTAAAGTACTAGTACCGCAGGGCGGAATTCGTAATTCGTAATTCGTAATTACTGTAACGTAAGGGTTTCATTGATTTGGAATGGTTGGTTTATTTACGCCGTGTTGTACTAGTAATTTGACCTGGGAACTGTAGTAATTGATTGCACACCTCTAAATTAGAGAAAGGTAAAGAGTCATGGAAACCGTCATAGAAACCGTCAATTTTACAGCAACTCGTGTAATTGTTACTTCTGAAAAGTCATTTGAAGAAGTAACCAATAAGATCGAAACCATTAATGGTAAAAGTGACAACACGCTTTTTCAGCAAATGATTGGTGCCAAGCAATCCTTTGAACAAATCAAAAGTGGAATTGAATCGATGATTGGTGAAAGTGGTTTTATGATATTTTCACAAGTCGAACATGGCAAACTCATGTCTCTTGCCGGCAAAAACAAAAAGGCCAAACTCTACATAATTGGTAATCCATTAATAGCTAACCAAATGTTTGAACAAAATCCTGCCGTTGGTCTTTATGTTCCATTAAGACTATTTGTCTACGATGACTACAATGGCAAGACCCATGTTGCTTACGACAAACCATCATCGCTGCTTGGTCAATTCCCCAACGAAAAGATTTCAACAATTATGCAAATGCTCGATCAAAAGTTTGAAGAAATGATCGGGATAGCTACTTAGTAATTATTGTGTAACCATCCTCAACTGCGAGAAACGCATGAAAAAGTAACTACCGAGTAGGGAGTAGGGAGTAGGGAAGACAAGATTTCTACTTTCTGTTTTCAAGTCAATAGCATTAACTTGACAATCAAACTTGAGCATCAGAATCAAATTTTTCTTAATTTATTCAATTTTGTGCTTGAAGCAAAGTTATTACAGATATGCACATAGAAGGATCTCAACCTAGAATTGCGGTTATTGGTATGGGGTGTTGGTATCCTGGCGCAAGGGATTTACGACAACTCTGGGAAAACATCCTTTCGCGGCGACGACAATTTAGAGAATCCCCAGATCGGCGATTACCACTTGCAGATTATTACGATCCAGACCCGACGGTTCCAGACAAAACCTACGGGAAACGGATGGCTGTAATTGAGGGTTTTGAGTTTGATTGGGCAAGTAAGCGCATTCCTAAAACTGTAGTAGAGACAGCAGATATCGCTCACTGGGTAGCATTAGAAGTAGCGATCGCAGCTTTAGAGGATTCAGGTTATACACGGGCAAATGTTCCGGGCGAACGTACAGGGGTAATCCTCGGTAACTCCTTAACAGGAGAACAAACACGCTCTAACAACATGCGACTACGCTGGCCATTTATCCAACGGGTAATACATGCAGCGGCAAAGGCGAAAGGTTTACCATTGCAAGTCATAGATGAACTGGCAATAGCAATGCAAGAATACTACAAGTCAGTATTCTCACCATTTACCGAAGACACATTATCCGGCAACCTTTCTAATACTATTGCTGGGAGAATTTGTAACTTTTTTAACTTTCATGGCGGTGGTTATACAGTAGATGGAGCTTGTTCTTCGTCCTTAATTGCCGTTGCCACTGCTGCTAACGCTTTAAGCAACGGCGACCTCGATTTGGCTCTGGCTGGTGGTGTAGATATTAGTCTAGACACCTTTGAACTAGTAGGATTTGCCAAAACAGGTGCCCTGACTAGCAAAGATATGACCGTTTACGATAAAAAAGCCAGTGGCTTTATCCCTGGAGAAGGGGCTGGCTTCATCGTTTTGAAACGCTTAGAAGATGCTCGCGCTGACAATGATTATATCTATGCAGTGTTGAATGGATGGGGGATATCATCTGATGGCAAAGGAGGTCTAACAGCTCCGAGTCGGGAAGGACAAGCTAAAGCACTACGCCGTGCTTATAACCGAGCCGGTTATAGCTTAAATAACGTTGATTTTATAGAAGGTCATGGTACAGGGACACCAGTAGGCGATCGCGTCGAACTAGAAGGTATTGCCCTAGCTATGGGTGCAAACAGTGAAACACCTTCCCGCTCTTGTGGTATTACCTCTTTCAAATCCCTAGTTGGGCATACCAAAGCCGCAGCAGGCATTGGAGGGTTCATCAAAGCTGTTATGGCTGTTAACCGCCGAGTAATACCGCCATTAGCTGGCTGCAATGAGCCAAACGAAGTATTTGACAAAGCCGCCCACTGTCTTTACCCAGTGCTTCAAGGAGAAGTTCGCCAGACAACAGATACACTCCGGGCTGGAGTCTCTGCAATGGGATTTGGCGGCATCAATTGCCACGTCACTTTAGAATCTGGCGATGCTCCTGCTACTCAACTTGAACCGTTAATTGATGAGCAGGCTTTGTTAGTTTCTGCTCAAGAAACAGAGATTTTTGTCTTGAGTGCAGCATCAATCCCAGCTTTATTACAAAGCATAGATGCATTACTTCCGAAAGTACCAGGATTGAGTTTAAGCGAACTAATTGATCTAGCTGCACATCTTGCTCAACAACTAAACCAACAACAACCAGTACGAGCAGCACTCATCGCCCGTTTACCTGAAGAGTTGGTTGAACGTCTGAGTTTCTTACAAGAATTATTGAACGCTAAACCATTGGCTCAGGGAGAAATAATCCTCAACCCGCAGCAAGGAATTTGGATTGGCAATCAAGTCCAGCAAAGCCGCATCGGTTTTCTCTTCCCCGGTCAAGGTTCTCAAAAATTGAATATGGCCCGTACCCTCGTACAACGCTTTAGCTGGGCCAAAGAACTAGTGAATCAAGCTGACAAATGGCTGCAAGAAATTGCTGCCCCAAGTATTAGTGAGTCGATCTATAAATCTGTAGATCGGGCTATTAATCAAGAGCAGTTTGAAGAATGGTCTCAGAAAATTGCCCAAACTGAAATCGCTCAACCAGCCATTTGCCTCGCTTCTCTCCTGTGGATGCACTACCTCCAACATCTAGGATTAAAGCCGATCGCTGTAGGTGGTCATAGCCTGGGGGAACTAACTGCTTTTCACGCCGCAGGTGCGTTTGACGAGCAAACTTTGATTTGTTTAGCTGCTGTTCGCGGACGTGCCATGTCTGCTTCTGGGCAAGGTATGACAGGAAGCATGGTAAGTATTGCTTGCTCTCGCGACAAAGCCGAGGAATTATTAAAACAAGTCAATGGCTATGCCGTGATTGCAAATATCAATAGTCCCACACAGATAGTCATCTCTGGCGAACACTTGAGCATTGAGCAAGTAATTGAACTGGCCTCTGCCCAAGAAATCAAGACATACAAGCTTCCAGTTTCTAATGCTTTTCACTCTCAACTTGTTTCGGAAGCTGCCGAATATCTACACAACTATGAACTAGTTCCAGATACACTCTCGAAGACCACTATAGACCTTGTTTCATCTGTAGATGGCAAACAGCCGCCAACAGGATTGCAATTGCGCGACCACTTTGCCCATCAGGTACTAGCGCAAGTGGACTTTGTATCGCTGGTGAAAACTTTAGAGCAGACATGCGACCTGCTAATAGAAGTTGGCCCAGGAAAAGTACTCTCTGGATTGGTAAGCGACATCAACGGGTTGCAAGGGCTGCAATGTCTGCCTGTGGAAGCTAAACCTGGATTTGACCAGTCGTTAAACATGATGTTAGCTAACGTATTTGCTCGTGGTCATAACATCAACTGGGAAGCACTTTACGAAGGTCGGCTTATACGTTCTTTTGTACCAGCCTCAGAACGCATCTTCATCGACAATCCTGTAGAACGACCATTTCATGTATCTGCAACGCACTCATCTCCATCCTTGGAAATTACTTCTGAAAGCTTGCTGAATTATTCAGTGTTTGGCAAACATAACCATATTTCACCAGAGGTGCTGCAAGATTATTTAGCTCGACGCGGTAATTTTATTGCTGAAGTTATCCGAGCCGATCTGCAAACTCTGCCTTTAGTCGCAACTCCTCAAAATGCTGCCAGAACAACTCACACAGTTAATGGTAATGGCTTTCATACTGCTATTTCTACCTTACTTAAGCCTGGGGAAACCAATGGCATTGTGGCAAATGGTAATCAGAGTGTTGAGTTTTTATTGGCAGACTTGATTGTTCAACAAACAGGATATGTCAAAGAAAGTATCACAGCAGAATTGCGATTACTTGACGATCTCAATCTGGATTCCATCAAAGCCGGTGAAATTGTCGCAGAAGCCGCCAAGCTATATGGTGTCGCCGGGAAAATTGATCCACCTGCTTTAGCTAATGCCACCATTCAAGAGATTGCCGAAACGATTCGCAGTTTTATGTCAAACGATCGCACTCCGAATGGTAATCAAGCAGCTTCTTTAGTATCGACGATGGGTACAACCGATGCGATCGCCTCCTCACTGACCGACCTGATTATCCAACAAACAGGGTATGTCAGAGAAAGTATCACAGCAGAATTGCGGTTACTCGACGATCTCAACCTCGACTCCATCAAAGCCGGTGAAGTTGTCGCAGAAGCCGCCAAGCTATTTGGGGCTGCTGGGAAAATTGACCCGCCTTCTCTAGCCAATGCCACGATTCAAGAGATTGCTGAAACAATTCATAATTTCATCCCAAATAATAACGGGAATGGAATTAAAATCTCAGAACCGATCTCAAAAGTTTCTTTAAAGCAAGATTTCAAAAATCAAAACAACGGCAAAACACCAGCAGGCGGCCCAGAATTAACACGTAAGCAACTGGTGCGTGATTACATCATCCAAAATGTTCCAGAGGAACTTCCCTCAGTTGCTTTAGGCAGACAGATGGCAGAAAACTGGAGGACTGCAAATGTGCTGATTCTTTACGAATTCAGTAATGCAGACAAAATAGCAGTCTTGTGCGATCGGCTTCGCACTCAAGGCGCTCAAGTTCAAAGTGTAACCTTTGCAGAAGTCAGCCCTCAGACACTAACTAATAACGTCGATGTAACTCACTTCATTGCAGTATTGCCTTGTACACCCAATACCCAATTGTCGTCAGAAGCCCGTTTGATTGGCATGATTGAACGGTTACGCAGTGTCGCCACTCCACCTCTAGCATCCCGTGACCATACAACAGTCGCTTATGTCCAATTTAGTGGAGGATATTTTGGAGCGCAACTACCACTAGCGGATATTGAACAATGCTGTACAGTTGGCTTTGCAGCGAGTTTACATCTAGAACGAATCGATCTCAAAGTTCGGGTAGTTGATTTCTCTCCCACAGTAGATCCCAGCAGTCTGGCAGAATGTGTCTTCAGAGAACTCTCTACTCCCCATGTTTATACAACTGTAAGTTACGATGCCGATCTCAAGCGCTACGTTCCTCGGCCTCAGGTGCAACAACCGGTGGATTATCTAGACCGTCAAATTACTTGGTCATCTAAGGATGTCATCCTCGTCACGGGTGGAGCAAAAGGCATTACTGCCGAGTGTGCCCTGGCTCTAGCTAAAGACACAGGTATCCGTGTGGCACTTGTAGGACGTTCACCTCATCCCGATGACAACATTCAACAAAGTAGTAGTTCTGATATTACCCGTACTCTTGGGCGCTTTTATGCGGAAGGACTAACCTGCCACTACTATGCATGTGACGTTGCTGACTACCAAGCAGTAGTAAATCTCTTGCAAAAAGTCAGACAAGAGCTAGGTGAGATATCAGGAGTAATTCATGGAGCCGCCCTCAATAAGCCAAGACTGATTGAGCAAGTTTCTACAGAAGCAGCATTTGATGAAATCAGTCCTAAACTTCTCGGTTTGATTAATCTATACAAAGCACTGGAAGCTACACCACTGAAGCTTTTCGCCGGTTTTTCCTCGGTCATCGGCTTTACAGGAATGCAACGCAATGCTTGGTATGGCTTCTCTAATGAAACTTTGGATCTGATTTTACGCCGTTTTAAAGCTCAATACCCTCAAACCGCCGTGATTTCAATGGCATATAGTGTCTGGGAAGAGGTAGGAATGGGAGCGCGGATGGGCAGCGTTCGGAGCTTGAACAAAATGGGTATTAGTGCCATTCCCAAAGATGCAGGCGTTAGTCGATTCTTGCATCTAATCAAAAATGAACCCGCAGATTTGCGAGTTGCGATCGCAGCACCAATGCAAACCTTAGCTGCTTTTGAATCGAGTGGTTTTGATACCTGGTATCCAGGATTGTTCTCACCTCCTGCTTCGTCGAAGTTTTTAGAGAAGATTCTGATTTATCAACCAGGTGTAGAGGTTGTTCTGAGAGCGCACCTCAATCTTGAGCAGGATTCATACTTACAGGATCATCTCTATAAAGGTTCATATCTGTTCCCGACTGTATTCGGTTTGGAAGCTATGGCCCAAGCAGTTGCCTATGTCACTGGCAAAGATTCCTTACCAACTGTGCAGATAAAAGATATTCGTTTGGAACGTCCGATTGTTGTAGCTCCTGACAAAGGAGTGGACATAGAAATTCATGCAGAGGTACTTGAGCGAGAACTAAAAAACGATCCACAGCAAGTTTATGTAACTATCAAAACCGAACAGACAGGATTTGCCATCAGCCATTTTTCAGCCACATTTTTACTAGGTGTTGAAATTAATTCATCTGTAGAACAGGTTGAACTTCCAGAAGTACCTCTAGATATTGAGCCGAAAGCGGATCTTTATAGTTGGTTACTGTTCCAAGGCCCCAAGTTTCAGCGTTTACAACAGATTTATAGCCTGAATTCCCACAGGTGTGTATTCAAAACCCACAGAAACTTGTATTCTGCCCAGGAGCAAGAACAATCTTTAGATAGAGCGCAAGGGCCTTTCTTGCTCGGAGATCCTTATTGCAGAGACTCATTGCTGCAAGCTGGACAACTAGTAATTCCGCAGGATCTTTGTTTGCCCATCCGCATCGACAGTCTTGAAATCGATCGATCGGATCGAGATGAAACTGGTTCATATATTGGTGTTACCACACCCCAAGGGAGAAAAGGTCAACAGTATCACAGTAATGTTTTTCTTTTAGCTCCCGATGGGCGTGTTATGGAAAGACTCAGTAGTTATCAATTGCGGATACTAGAACACCGTGAAGAGAATCCCACTGCTGAAGATTTGGCCGATCCTAGCCAGAGGGATGAACAGATTCTTTACAGAGAATTGAGCAATCGATCGCCTTTATTCAAAGTCGTTGCACCAGAGATATCATTGGCTTATCTTCCTGGTATCCATGCACTATTACCCACGGAACGTCATCAACTGGAACTACCTCTATTCCATAGAGCGATCGCTCAACTGCTGAACAATAATGCTAATCTCATATCCAAAGTACGGATTCAGTGGACGGAATCTGGTAAACCAGTAGTTGTAGGACTCGCAGAAGAAAAAATAGAAGTATCGCTTTCCCATGACGAACGTGTTTGTTTCTGTGTTGCCGGTCGAGGAGTGCAGGGTTGTGATATTGAACCGGTAACTCATCGCAGTGTAGAAGATTGGGTTGCCTTACTAAGTTCTTCTCGATACTCATTAATCCAACAGCTAGAAAGCAAAGACTCGGTAGATCGGGCTGGGACGCGGATTTGGACAGCCATAGAAGCCTTGCGTAAGGCGACTAAGGCAAAAGACATTAACCTAGCGATCGAACGCATAGAAGGGGATAGCATTTTATTCAGTGATGTGACTGCTAACAGTCAACTTAAAGTTCTCACTTTTCCCATTCAACTGACACGCAGCCCTGAAAGAATAATTGCCCTAGTTGTTGTCCCATTCCGCTCTTTAAATTGGATTGCTGGCTCAATTTAACTAACTTTAATCAATCAAAAATCTGCTCGCTGAGCAAAACTTTTAGTCAACGAAATAGGAAATGTCAGTGAACAACACAACTCAGTCTCAAGCTTACGATGTCGTCATTATGGGTGCTGGGATCGCTGGAGTATGTCAAGCTCGTCACTTGCTACTGAATATTCCCAACATCAAAATCGCCTTAATTGACCCACGTCCTGAAGAACGGACTGAAAAAGATTTAAAAATTGGTGAGTCAACTGTCGAAGTTTCCACTCTCTTTTTCGGCAAAGAGTTAGGTCTTTATGATTACTTAATTGAGAATCATCCACCGAAATTTGGACTAAACTATCATTGGCCCAAAGACCCAAAAAATACACAGACCATCGATGACTACTATCATGTCTGGTCTATTAAACAACCCCCGCTAGCTTCCGTTCTCATGAACCGCGCCAAGTTCGAGCGGGATGTCTTGAAAATGAATAAAGAGATGGGAGTTGACTTTTACAATGGTCGTGTAGTCAACGTTGATTTAGGCTCTGGTGATATCCCAAACAATGTTAAGGTGAAAATAGGTAATGATTACCTAGAACTTACAACCAAGCATCTTATTGATGCAGCAGGACGCAAATTTATCATTGGTCAGAAAACAGACAATCTCCTCTTTGGCCCTGAGAAACTCGCTGGTCTTAACAATGGTTCTGCATGGGTACGGGTTAAAAATGTCGATCGCACCATTTTTCATAGTGGTTACGATCCTACAGGTGCTACATGTAGCCATTACTATGCCACTAATCACATGATGGGTCACGGCCATTGGATCTGGGTCATTCCTACAGATACTCAGACTATGGAATTGTCAGTAGGGGTATCTCATCATCATGAAGTTATTCCAGCGCAGAGCGTTAACACCAAAGAAAAGTTTTATGCTTTTTTAGAATCAAATCACAACATTCTTTACCAACTAGTCAAGAGTGGAGAAGATATTGACTTTCATTACTTACCAAGGGTGGCACACAAGAGTAAAACTCTGTTTTCTCCAGACAATTGGTATGTAATTGGTGATGCAGCTGCCATCTTCGATCCTTTCTATTCCTTAGGAATGGTAATGATGACATTTCAAATGGAAAGTGTCACAGAAATTATCCGAGCCAAATTAGCAGGTGAACCGGATGCAGAGAAGAAGCGGGCTGTTTATAATGCATACAATCTTGGGTATGTAGAATCTTGCAATCATCTTCTCCACGACCACGCCAAACAACTTGGTCATGCTAGCATCATGAGCTGGCGCGTCTATCTAGAAAACATGTGGTGGTTCGGGATGATTGTGCCTTTATATGTTGGCAAATGGCATTTAGATTTGAAGTTTCTCCGCAGATTTAGCCAACAAAGTCGTCAAGTAATCAGAACATTGATGTCTCATGTGTATGAACAGTTCAATGAACTCATAGAAAAAGATGCTAATATTGGCATGATGTATGTTCACAGAGGGCAGCAATTACCCTTCGGTTACTACATAACCCAAGAATTTGATAGCTATTTGCAAAACACAAAATACGAACCTCAAAGATGCAATGTTTTTGCATACATGAAAAACATTTACTTCTTTGTTGCTCTTTGGTATCTCAAATTCCTGTGGAAAGGTTTTGGACTAAAAGGTGTGTTGTCACCAAGGAATCTAAAACATGTTTTTGCTTTACTCAATGCATCTGCTCAATCTAGCTGGGACGATCTAATTTACCGACGCAAGACCAAAGGTATGGCAGCTAATAGTGAAATTGCTAGGGTGACAGAAGAGTTCAAGAGTTATAGA
Protein-coding sequences here:
- a CDS encoding type I polyketide synthase, with protein sequence MHIEGSQPRIAVIGMGCWYPGARDLRQLWENILSRRRQFRESPDRRLPLADYYDPDPTVPDKTYGKRMAVIEGFEFDWASKRIPKTVVETADIAHWVALEVAIAALEDSGYTRANVPGERTGVILGNSLTGEQTRSNNMRLRWPFIQRVIHAAAKAKGLPLQVIDELAIAMQEYYKSVFSPFTEDTLSGNLSNTIAGRICNFFNFHGGGYTVDGACSSSLIAVATAANALSNGDLDLALAGGVDISLDTFELVGFAKTGALTSKDMTVYDKKASGFIPGEGAGFIVLKRLEDARADNDYIYAVLNGWGISSDGKGGLTAPSREGQAKALRRAYNRAGYSLNNVDFIEGHGTGTPVGDRVELEGIALAMGANSETPSRSCGITSFKSLVGHTKAAAGIGGFIKAVMAVNRRVIPPLAGCNEPNEVFDKAAHCLYPVLQGEVRQTTDTLRAGVSAMGFGGINCHVTLESGDAPATQLEPLIDEQALLVSAQETEIFVLSAASIPALLQSIDALLPKVPGLSLSELIDLAAHLAQQLNQQQPVRAALIARLPEELVERLSFLQELLNAKPLAQGEIILNPQQGIWIGNQVQQSRIGFLFPGQGSQKLNMARTLVQRFSWAKELVNQADKWLQEIAAPSISESIYKSVDRAINQEQFEEWSQKIAQTEIAQPAICLASLLWMHYLQHLGLKPIAVGGHSLGELTAFHAAGAFDEQTLICLAAVRGRAMSASGQGMTGSMVSIACSRDKAEELLKQVNGYAVIANINSPTQIVISGEHLSIEQVIELASAQEIKTYKLPVSNAFHSQLVSEAAEYLHNYELVPDTLSKTTIDLVSSVDGKQPPTGLQLRDHFAHQVLAQVDFVSLVKTLEQTCDLLIEVGPGKVLSGLVSDINGLQGLQCLPVEAKPGFDQSLNMMLANVFARGHNINWEALYEGRLIRSFVPASERIFIDNPVERPFHVSATHSSPSLEITSESLLNYSVFGKHNHISPEVLQDYLARRGNFIAEVIRADLQTLPLVATPQNAARTTHTVNGNGFHTAISTLLKPGETNGIVANGNQSVEFLLADLIVQQTGYVKESITAELRLLDDLNLDSIKAGEIVAEAAKLYGVAGKIDPPALANATIQEIAETIRSFMSNDRTPNGNQAASLVSTMGTTDAIASSLTDLIIQQTGYVRESITAELRLLDDLNLDSIKAGEVVAEAAKLFGAAGKIDPPSLANATIQEIAETIHNFIPNNNGNGIKISEPISKVSLKQDFKNQNNGKTPAGGPELTRKQLVRDYIIQNVPEELPSVALGRQMAENWRTANVLILYEFSNADKIAVLCDRLRTQGAQVQSVTFAEVSPQTLTNNVDVTHFIAVLPCTPNTQLSSEARLIGMIERLRSVATPPLASRDHTTVAYVQFSGGYFGAQLPLADIEQCCTVGFAASLHLERIDLKVRVVDFSPTVDPSSLAECVFRELSTPHVYTTVSYDADLKRYVPRPQVQQPVDYLDRQITWSSKDVILVTGGAKGITAECALALAKDTGIRVALVGRSPHPDDNIQQSSSSDITRTLGRFYAEGLTCHYYACDVADYQAVVNLLQKVRQELGEISGVIHGAALNKPRLIEQVSTEAAFDEISPKLLGLINLYKALEATPLKLFAGFSSVIGFTGMQRNAWYGFSNETLDLILRRFKAQYPQTAVISMAYSVWEEVGMGARMGSVRSLNKMGISAIPKDAGVSRFLHLIKNEPADLRVAIAAPMQTLAAFESSGFDTWYPGLFSPPASSKFLEKILIYQPGVEVVLRAHLNLEQDSYLQDHLYKGSYLFPTVFGLEAMAQAVAYVTGKDSLPTVQIKDIRLERPIVVAPDKGVDIEIHAEVLERELKNDPQQVYVTIKTEQTGFAISHFSATFLLGVEINSSVEQVELPEVPLDIEPKADLYSWLLFQGPKFQRLQQIYSLNSHRCVFKTHRNLYSAQEQEQSLDRAQGPFLLGDPYCRDSLLQAGQLVIPQDLCLPIRIDSLEIDRSDRDETGSYIGVTTPQGRKGQQYHSNVFLLAPDGRVMERLSSYQLRILEHREENPTAEDLADPSQRDEQILYRELSNRSPLFKVVAPEISLAYLPGIHALLPTERHQLELPLFHRAIAQLLNNNANLISKVRIQWTESGKPVVVGLAEEKIEVSLSHDERVCFCVAGRGVQGCDIEPVTHRSVEDWVALLSSSRYSLIQQLESKDSVDRAGTRIWTAIEALRKATKAKDINLAIERIEGDSILFSDVTANSQLKVLTFPIQLTRSPERIIALVVVPFRSLNWIAGSI